One window from the genome of Acidobacteriota bacterium encodes:
- a CDS encoding RNA chaperone Hfq yields the protein MVNRKLIRPSLSGLREQSSNKYSDGPKRRVPPEQTNAEQYYYLKQMTGKTPMVVRLIDGEEIRGVIEWYDRNCIKVNRETEPNLLIPKNVIKYIFKQYEDKPELGPRRRV from the coding sequence ATGGTTAACCGGAAACTGATACGACCCTCGCTTTCGGGACTGCGAGAGCAGAGTTCCAACAAGTACTCCGACGGCCCGAAGCGGCGGGTTCCGCCCGAACAGACCAACGCGGAGCAGTATTACTACCTGAAGCAGATGACGGGGAAAACCCCCATGGTGGTGCGACTCATCGACGGAGAGGAGATCCGGGGAGTCATCGAATGGTACGACCGAAACTGCATCAAGGTGAACCGCGAAACCGAGCCGAATCTCCTGATCCCCAAGAACGTGATCAAGTACATCTTCAAGCAGTATGAAGACAAGCCGGAGCTGGGTCCCAGACGCCGCGTCTGA